ATTTGTAGCGCAGTTTTAATATTACTAAAAATCAACTGTAGACCTTCAGGCCTTTGCACAATAACGGTGACGCAAATAAAAAGCACACAATTGTGAAAATTGCAAATAATTCCTTTGTGAATTTCACCATGGCCCCCTATACACAATAAGTGCAAGTTAACAACAGCTTTTAGTCAAAAGCAAAGCATTAATTCTTTGCttggaggaggaaaaagttATAACGCTTCAAAAAAGTTTGCGGGCAATTACGAAAACATTAGCATTCCATTAAAGTCTCTGCTTAAACCAAACATGGTACGTATATGTTtggtttccattaggaatagtacaaACATAACCAgtcccaactgttccattctaTGGAACCCTTCcattggggtaccagagtaagctccacccatgacagtcatCTGATTGGGCTGCCAAAAAACATCACTCTCTTGTAATCAAATATCTcatggaagtcgaggcaaacTCCCACAGTCTCTTACAAAGCGTGACTTTTTgacacaaacagccacaaaaggtagggaaaaaagagctgctggatgtcctccattgttgtctgttgtgttgtgtttcagtcatCAGGCCctgcccacaccccgcctaccaacgTAATTTAAGGTCCTTGCAGCATTTCTGAACCATTGACGAAGAATGAAAAAGTGGGGGTTTATTCATATTTGCTAATGTGTCAAGTGCAGTGAATTGTAGGATTAGATGTCGTcccaacatttttaatgtttattctgaataaacagaaataacCATGACTAATTATCtaattgaaaaaaagaatccacTACCAATCGTCAGCTGGACAACATAAACAACTTCCATTTCAACATAGcaaagattatttatttattatgatagcacacaaacaaagaaggagTTTGACATCTGTACTCTGCTATAGAGGTTTACATAGTATTATTTGTCACAGGTTTTCATCTAAAGCTGAATTAGGTATGTCACAttcttttgtatatatatatatggacagTTATTAAACTAACTAAATTGTTCGTCATCCGAAACTTAATAAATGCTCCCATCACTAAAACTGTAATTTCTGCATCTAAAGGTTAATTTGACAAAGtaacattatatttattttatatattatattttattaatatataaaataaattaatatttattttatatattaaaataaatattagatTATAAAACTGTTACATTTGATCAGCTAGAGGAAGAAAAAGTATATGCACGGCACTGATTTATATTAGTTGGTATCAGCAAAAACTCTTATTTGAaatatgaattaatatttattcatttactaatATGATACTTTAATATTTGGCACTTAATCACGTTAGTAGACAGgcaggaaaatgaagtttgtgttgttttgtaaagcAATCACTTCCCCATGCCAGTGTCCATTGTCAGAAAGAAGAATTATGTTATTGTGTGAAATCAGTGATTAAAATGTCCTGTTTGGATCTGCCCACTTGACAAAAACAGCTACTGTGTCCCAGGAGCATTATCACTTCATTACATCAGTGCATCAACACACCACCAGCTACAGTATATAGTTTATATTGTAATAAGGCACCTTTATTACGTAAACATTTGTACCGTATTGTTGTATATGATCAAATATGGCCCTACCAGATATAGGTTAGAAAAAAAGTGTCTCACTAAAAGGCCTTTAGTGATCTGGTATCATTCTTGCCTCAGTCGAAACCCCTTCACTCCAAAGCTCCTCCATGTGGCCAGACcccaacacagagagagtgctGGCATGTGCTCACAGTAGCGTATTTAAAGGCTCCTCAACAGTCTATACAACCATGCCAAATTCCACTTTGTTTGGAGTTTACTGCCAgataaagagagggagagaatttGAGTGTGTTGGGTAAGAAtgaatcaatgtgtgtgtgtgtgcgtgtgtgtgtgtgtgtgtgtgtgtgtgtgagtgagagcgagagagacggtcacacaaatacaaaacacaggGCTGGACTGTCCAGCCAAGCCTGACAGCTCATCTAAGCATGATGGAAAAATACCAGTGTCCACaaagtgcacgtgtgtgtgtctgctgtgccCAGACAGTGTTTTCATTACAAATACCCTTACAGCTCACATGGCTGATTGATAGATCATTGGAACATGTCTAGCATTTCTGTGTTAGCTTCTAAAAACCctgtacactcactcactccctcatgAGAGATAGCTTAGACAAACGTATCTTTTTAAATTCAGGTTTTCAAGAAGAAGCACTGatttgtattattatcattattttgcTTCCCTGTGAGCAGTGCAGCTAGAGAGAGTGCATCAGACAAGATTCAGCCATCACTTTGAGATGCTTTTCTCAGGCAAGACTGATACAGTAGATGTGCTTCTGTTTGATTCTACACCCTAAACATATATTTGTGGCTCGGAGAAGATGTTGGAATAGAATGTTGGGTCAGGTATGGCAAACCAAACCAAAGTGGACCCTTATTTTAGTAGGAATGGATGCATGGGTGGAAGCTGTGCAAAACTCCCTTAAGACATGGAATGGAGAGGCTTTCAAACTGTACTTTCTCCTGTGTATTTACGGTCTGCCTATGAAAAGACCGCCACAACATGATCACATTCATGCTGCGTTCTGTTTACATTGGAACTCGGAAGTTGGAGATGCTCTGAGTGTCCCGAGTTTATGGGGAGAAATTACGACTAGAAATTAAACGCAGCATCATTACATCATTCATGTTGATTACGACATCCACAATCTCAATAAGTAATGTGATTTTATCTGCAGTCTGCAACAGTGTACAATTGTAACGTGTTATACTAGagacacataataataatcgCCAAAAGACAAGGTCAGTCTGTTGGCTGTAAAATGCTTTGCAGCAGCACTCTAATGCCTGGATAATAGTTTCTGCATTCCATGTCCACAGAGATCCACAACAAATGACTGTGGTTCCAGTCACACAAAAATGAGGGTCTGAGTTAGTCTAGCGTTTCCGACATGTGTACTCAAActcacattccattccattaGCAGTGATTTCTCACGAGGAGTTTACCTTCGGATTGTAtatccttgtattctttgagccCTGAGTtgtatgtgtgttgtatttgtggaTTTTCctcaaacaaatgtccatttctCTCTTCTTTATTGTGTAAATTTGACTTTAACAAGAGTCCCGCCAAGTGGACTGGAAACTGTGCTACAGGAAGCATTCACAGTCAGTGCATAATGGTCTGCACGTTCAGAAAATGTGGAGGTGCTCGTGTTGGTCCGAAAAGGGATCTCTGCAGACGTGGTTGCGCTTACGGCCTGTAcatgtgtttgatgtgtttgcaaatcacaggtgaaaggtGTGCGTTGATTTGTACAGGATATTAGATCTACCAGTGTATGCCATCTTCAAACCCGTCCATTATTTTGTCACTTGTTATTATATAATTCCAATTTCCTCTGTGGCTTCTGagcgtctgtctctctgtgatgtTTATGGCTTGAGGAGAAACAGGAGTCCCACTtctataaatgttgttttggtaGGTTTTTATTGATTGGGTTTTTGGTTTTGGGTGAGAGTTTAGAGAACTTTCAAGACCCATATCcactttttgtttgaaaaaattaaatcagcaaaaatgcaatattaaaCATCTGATTAAATTCAAATAACAAACGTATTtggaggttctcagtcatccaggtcatagtcattttcaggagttagctgtaggcaactggacttaagacatttcacctctcatccaaaaaCTGGTAGAAAATAGAGGTATTTGGGAGccgtacacacaaacaaatttaAGGGAATCTGCAAAAATGTTGCATAGTTTTGGCTTTATATCCACACAGAACAGGCATTTTAGGTGCCCAAATCTTTTTTTGGGAAAATGGGTCCCACAGTCGGAAAATGTCATAACACCATcgttgtgtttttgtatagAGAGTCAATAGCCCCACCCCTCTGTTGCTCTTGCATTTGCTGTTGCTATCTTTGTCATCATTGTattctttttgtgtttgaagattgtttggtttttaaactgtatgctaactttcattttctttcctgagTTGCCCTGACTTGGTTCATTCCATCTCCGTTTCTGTTATTGTACACAATGTAATACTTTGTAATactcaaataaagctttattgaaAAATCCCTCTTTTTTTGGCGTTTTTCtgtggcagcgttacagcgccacgtACAGCCCTGGAATATGTACTACAGCAGAAATCCTTTCTagagcaaagaagaaaaatattgaGTTTCTGAGTGTTCTTTGTCCTTTTTATGTTGGTGGACCACTAACTCATGTCTACATGTCCTGTccatttacattattacattttctttttgtttgtcttttcttgGATGGCGACATAAAGAAAGGTGTCTTGGTTCAGATTACTGACATTTAATGTCACTTAATCCTGACTGGGCTCCTTCTGGGATTGCACTGACTTTACCTTGCATTGCGTTACATGAGAGATTACAGGTCACAGAATTTCCATTTGCTGTTTCCCCGTATAAACAGCtctatgtttatttttagtctatATTTTGATGATATTATGAtaattatttactgtatattaaagTACAGTTGAAATTTCCCTCTGCCTTTCAAGCTTAACTGCCCCCACTTGATTgtgaagcctttcaaaataacgCCTCCTCCTGAGTCTTTGTGACCATCTGTTATTTTAACCCCTTCCGTTTCATGAATCCTCTTTGTACAAAACCATTATTGATCCCCAACAGTGCATATGTGGGCCACATAGAGCAGGGTCAAtaataaaggtcaaaggtctttTTGTCGAGGGACCAACTGATGGTgtccagagagagacaggcatcACACAAAAGCTGAGTGCAGAACAGGGACACTTGTTTGAAGACGCACATTgtacacattttggacagagACGACAGATGGATtgaaagaggagtgaaggaaAGCATCTAAGTCAAAATGtatcttttatatctttgtcgtcttcttcttcttgtatttAGAGATAGTTTGGTCTATTCACTTTATGATAACttctattttctttccttatGCTGCAAATATCAGGCCAGTTTTCAAGTAACTGAGTCATGACCAACACATTTCCAGTGTCACACGTCATTATGAACGTTGGGAATGCTGAACAATAATTGCATAAGAACTTAACCACCTCACATTCACAGAACCATATTTTATTCATGATAATACACTGTGTAATTATACAAGGCCCCTTTCAGACTTTGGTTAAATGTCTTTGTAAAGTGCTTTTAATACTGGCacataaatatttatgttttggttatttttgcacacacacaaatgagcgATAGTGCATTTGACCTGGTCTGAACCTGTGCTCTTCGTGGGGAGCAATAgtggattgggtgccttgctcaccCCAGTCCTTGACCGGTCCTGGGATTAAAACTGGTGACCTTCCTTATATtgctttcctcttggccatgagCTGCCCATGACACATGTGGCAATGACCGTAATGCTAATGGACTTTTAACAGGAATGGTGCAGCAGCGGCATATTTTGGggggctgacttttgagctggTTTTGTAACGCAgacctggagaacctggtgaATGTGGAAGCCTGTGCGACTCACAATTGCAGTGCCCATGTttattggaaataaaatatgatgcTAAAGATGATGAAGATATATTCactaaaaggtccagtgtgtaaaaataagtGCCATCTAATGGTGTGACTGCCAcacatgtcagggaactatggtggccttcattTACCAAAAAGGATGTCTGCTTCTTTGCTTGCATACATTGTATTGCAACATAATTCAAACTAAACTCTTCACAGCAAGTGTATTTAAGAACCCTCAGCCCATCTCATCTGGCAAGTACGTCACGTATGTTTATCCGAATGAACATGGTGGGCTTCAGGATCTTTCTGCATCACATCTTGTGTGTTTAATTTGATGACTTCTTCAGCTGAATGCCCAAGCTTGTAGTGTGGATTGGGTATGACAGAGTATTAGTGTACAGATTACCGGGGTTAAAGGTTGTGGATTTACAGGATTTATGGGAAAAGACGGGGATCAAAATATGAGCCAGtcttccacttcctgtgtctgttgtcatttatctgtgttgtcatttctctctcgctctctctgtctctctctctgtctgtctctctctctgtctctctctctctgtctgtctctctctgtctctctctctgtgcctctcATGTGTGATTGGTTCTTCTGTGGTCGCAGCTTTGAGACCTTGATTGTGTTTCCGTTGACTCACAGAGAGGGTGATGATGTATTGTCCCCGTGTGGCACACATCACATGGCACAGACTTTATTTCTGgtcacatggcagcagcagcagcagcagcagcagcagcagcagcagcagcattaatcTCATCACCCTTTGTCCTGCCTCTTTTTCATCCCTTTGCTAATCCCatatcttgtgttttgtgtttttctttttcactacCAAATACATGCTGGCATTTATTTCTGAAGTCAACAGATACTTAATGCTAAGGGACTgttatttggacactctaaattgacaccagtcccaagcctggataaatgggagggttgcatcaggaaggacaaaaagacataaaagaaatctctgccaaatcaaatatggaggtcatctgctgtggcgacccatagagagagggagcggctgaaaaaaaaaatcttattataTATCTCTATATCTACATTACACATTCATTCGGTCCTCCTTTTTAACACAGTGgtcatgtttccttttttccatATTAAAAGTCATTCATTAGTTGCTGTTGTCCTCTCTGTATAAAAGATGCAGCAGATTCGCTTCCATTTCAGATGTATCTGAATTATTTAAACCTGACTTAACCCAGCTGCACCTCCTAATTCTGACTTGGCCTACATGAGGTGCTACGATGGActgatgtgacaaaaagaaCCCTAGATTTCTCTGTAATCCTGGATTTCTTAATTTTGCTGTGAACAATACTCAAATATTTCAATACTATCATCTGTCGTCCACAATTCCCCAGCACTTTAGAGCTGTTATATGAATAGTTTGTAAAGTGATGTCTATCAACTTACAAATATACATTAGTGGTTTTACAATAGCATTAATAACAGTCTTCACTGTGACCATGTCAATATCGTTCCAGTCTGtactggttagggttagggttattctTCCACTGCTcttaaaaacattgtttctcTCAGCATGATCTGCAGCATCTCTTTCTGTCCCTTATGTTCCTTATTTATTGCCTTTGCCAGTTTTGGtccaacatttacaaaaaatacattgaATCCATTGGGTATTTCATTCgtgtttttaattcaatttgTATTATCTATAAAATACTGAGGATAGTTATTGTTTCACATTCCATTTTGAATTATACTATTTAAAACATTGCATATACCTTTTGTGTTATTTCTATTGTAgtctaatgtattattaaaatattcttTCTTACAAGTTTTCATTGTATTAGTAagcttatttttatattttttacatttgtgttccGCTTCAATTGTTCTTTTCTTAATGACTTCTCTACATTGGGTATTCTTTGTTTACAGGTTTTTAATATCTTTACAGATGTTTCATTTTCTTCGTATATGGTATTCCAATTTTGCTTGAATtgttcatttttgaaaatattCTGCATCTTCTCTGTCATCCAGCTCTGAGACCAAATAATCCACATTAACCTCTCCTCCTTTGTATCTCATCAGTTGATTCAAAATGAAGATTGATGCCAGCCTGACTATGCCCCAGCTCCCCGAGACCCTGTCCCAGGCTGGCCTACAGTTCACTGTGGCCACTGAGGAGGACTTTGATGACATCATGGCTATGAGTCAGGACATCTACGGAGGCCTTGACTACTTGCCCACCAGATACACCAGCTGGCTGCAGGAGACTAACCGTATAGTCATACTGGCTCGCAAACATGGGAAAGTGGTAAGTATGAAAAATATTCCTATGTTTTTAGGAAAAGTCAGAACTCTAAGATTCTGGAAGCAAAGTCAGAACTCAGTTTAATAAACTGAGAATTGTTATGTACTTGGATAAaaggtaaatggtttgtatttatacagagcttCTCTAGTCTTCATGACCTGCTTTACACTactgttttgccattcacccgttcactcacacattcatacagtgcatctatgtgacagaaaaaaacaaaatgagttcagtcaaaatgttgttgctgctttttgtttttgataacattttgtCTGTGCTTAGTTACACGTTATGTAATGTTTAAGGTTTATGGATTGCATTGGATTTGAAGTTTGAAGCCATGATCacttgcatttatttatttcagtattaGACCGAGAGTTTACTTGGTCTTTCAGCAGTAGTAGTGTCGTagaaacagcttaaatataagCCATTATAAATACAGCCAtttaaagttaagttaagttaaacaGAGCTCTGAAAATCACATGAGTCAGTTTGCCCACAGTGCCATTTGTAAGCTTAAAGAGTTCaatgcacactttaaatccacagagatcaagCAATACATTGCACAACTTGACAGACTGTATATAACTGATTGCTCGGTGCTGTGGCTCCTTTTGGCACCGAGGGCAGTGGTTCAATTCCAAACTCTTTCAGATGTCTGAGCTTTTCACTCTGGCTCACAGCATTAGCTGAGCCGTTATTCTGGCTGCTTACTTCAGTCATCACACATCTcctgtccgtctctctctctgtctctgtctctgtctctagctctctgataagataagataaattAAGATGATCCTTTATTTGTTTCACTCGAAGAAAAagtgcagtgttacagcagcagggtAAAATAGTAGGCCTGTAGTATTACCATGAAATAGAAACATACAGAATGTTAAACATcaaaaaactgtaaaatcaaAAATTATAAAACATACAATGATATATACCTTACTATATAAACAGTAGAACGTTactttaaaactaaaacataaaatacattataaatTACTGCATTTAAAAAGTAACTCAATCCgacaaacattgtttttgtagCAACTTTCATCCAATGTGTAAACTTCTAAAAGTTCTAGAAAGGTCCGTCATTTGTGTCTCGTGGCTTCCTCTCAATCCTCGACAGATTGCCCTGGAGTCGGTGTGTGTGATCGACGATGGGGACACCATGTTGGTGGAGGGTCTGCGTGTTGCCCCTCAGGAAAGAGGCAAAGGCGTGGCCGGGGTTCTGCTGCGTTTCTGCAACGAGCTGGTCAAGTTCAAGTACCCAGAGGTCAAAGTGTGTCGCCTGACCCGTGATGATCAGCTCGGGCCAAAGGACTTCCAGAAGTATCGCCTCATAACCAAGCAGGTGGGAAACACCACATCATAATAAGACACAGATCTTTGTTGTGAtctttttccttgttttcagTCACTGTTGTAGTTCTTCATCAGCCTGACTTTCTCCAACAGGGTATTCTGCTCGTGCGCTTCAGAGCTGAAGACCTGAAACTCCGTCTGTCTGAGCTTGGTGTGGTTGGCGATATCCAGTCCTCTTTGCCCACCTCCTCCCCTAAATGTCCCCCGGTGCGTCTGGACCACACAGCTATCCACCGGCTGTATCTGACCACTGACCTGATGCAGGGTGTGCTTCCTAATTCTACCATTATTCAAGACTGGCAGCCATTCAAACCCTTGCCCAGTAACATGGCCATTCTACTGAAGA
This Solea solea chromosome 3, fSolSol10.1, whole genome shotgun sequence DNA region includes the following protein-coding sequences:
- the nat16 gene encoding histidine N-acetyltransferase, which encodes MKIDASLTMPQLPETLSQAGLQFTVATEEDFDDIMAMSQDIYGGLDYLPTRYTSWLQETNRIVILARKHGKVIALESVCVIDDGDTMLVEGLRVAPQERGKGVAGVLLRFCNELVKFKYPEVKVCRLTRDDQLGPKDFQKYRLITKQGILLVRFRAEDLKLRLSELGVVGDIQSSLPTSSPKCPPVRLDHTAIHRLYLTTDLMQGVLPNSTIIQDWQPFKPLPSNMAILLKKDIDWMVDDVSNPAVASLCTFPFRVPIGDDWYYLNIDMFGKNLDLVQQQFLCHLQRHTTSLKGHVMCQMFLDPLLWKPMAEFCQKILSVELVKEYTEQCVVESDVI